One Ricinus communis isolate WT05 ecotype wild-type chromosome 2, ASM1957865v1, whole genome shotgun sequence DNA segment encodes these proteins:
- the LOC8262700 gene encoding probable alkaline/neutral invertase D yields MDMGLRNVSSTCSISEMDDFDLSRLLDKPRLNIERQRSFDERSLSELSIGLTRGHDNYESTYSPGGRSGFDTPASSARNSFEPHPMVADAWEALRKSIVYFRGQPVGTIAAIDHASEEVLNYDQVFVRDFVPSALAFLMNGEPEIVKNFLLKTLHLQGWEKRIDRFKLGDGVMPASFKVLHDPVRKTDTLIADFGESAIGRVAPVDSGFWWIILLRAYTKSTGDHSLAETPECQKGMRLILTLCLSEGFDTFPTLLCADGCSMVDRRMGIYGYPIEIQALFFMALRCALSMLKDDGENKECTERIVKRLHALSYHMRSYFWLDFQQLNDIYRYKTEEYSHTAVNKFNVIPDSIPEWVFDFMPTRGGYFIGNVSPARMDFRWFALGNCVAILSSLSTPEQSNAIMDLIEARWEELVGEMPLKISYPAIEGHEWRIVTGCDPKNTRWSYHNGGSWPVLLWLLTAACIKTGRPQIARRAIDLAEARLLKDGWPEYYDGKLGRYMGKQARRYQTWSIAGYLVAKMMLEDPSHLGMISLEEDKQMKPVLKRSTSWTC; encoded by the exons ATGGATATGGGACTTAGGAACGTGAGCTCCACATGCTCGATTTCTGAAATGGATGATTTCGACCTTTCTCGCCTTCTTGACAAGCCGAGGTTGAACATAGAGAGGCAAAGATCATTTGATGAGAGGTCATTAAGTGAGCTCTCGATTGGATTGACAAGAGGCCACGATAACTATGAGAGCACATATTCGCCTGGAGGAAGGTCAGGGTTCGACACACCAGCCTCATCAGCTCGTAACTCATTTGAGCCCCATCCTATGGTAGCTGATGCTTGGGAGGCATTACGGAAGTCTATAGTGTACTTCAGAGGCCAACCTGTTGGGACTATTGCTGCAATTGACCATGCCTCTGAGGAGGTCTTGAACTATGATCAG GTTTTTGTACGAGATTTTGTACCCAGCGCCCTGGCTTTTCTGATGAACGGTGAGCCTGAGATAGTTAAGAACTTCTTGTTGAAGACGCTACATCTTCAAGGGTGGGAAAAGAGAATAGATAGATTTAAGCTCGGGGATGGGGTCATGCCAGCTAGCTTTAAAGTTCTCCATGATCCTGTTCGAAAAACGGATACTCTTATTGCAGATTTTGGTGAGAGTGCAATTGGAAGAGTGGCTCCTGTTGACTCTGGTTTCTGGTGGATCATTCTGCTCCGAGCATATACCAAGTCTACAGGGGATCATTCTCTGGCAGAGACTCCTGAGTGCCAAAAAGGGATGAGACTTATATTGACTCTGTGCTTGTCAGAAGGGTTTGACACATTCCCAACCCTTCTTTGTGCTGATGGATGCTCTATGGTTGATCGCAGAATG GGAATATATGGTTATCCTATTGAAATTCAAGCACTCTTTTTTATGGCATTGAGATGTGCTTTGTctatgttgaaagatgatggagaaaataaagaatgtaCTGAGAGAATTGTGAAACGTTTGCATGCTTTGAGCTATCACATGAGAAGTTACTTCTGGTTAGATTTTCAACAGCTAAATGACATATACAGATATAAAACTGAGGAGTACTCGCACACTGCAGTAAATAAATTCAATGTTATTCCTGATTCAATCCCAGAATGGGTATTTGATTTCATGCCAACACGTGGTGGTTATTTTATTGGTAATGTTAGTCCTGCAAGGATGGATTTTCGATGGTTTGCTTTAGGTAATTGTGTTGCCATTCTCTCGTCTCTTTCAACTCCCGAGCAATCAAATGCTATAATGGATCTTATTGAAGCTCGTTGGGAGGAGCTGGTTGGAGAAATGCCTTTGAAAATATCTTATCCTGCAATAGAAGGTCATGAATGGCGGATTGTAACTGGTTGTGATCCCAAGAATACCAGATGGAGTTACCATAACGGAGGATCTTGGCCAG TGCTTCTATGGTTGCTAACAGCTGCGTGCATCAAAACGGGACGACCACAAATTGCAAGACGAGCAATTGATCTTGCCGAGGCGCGTCTGCTGAAAGATGGCTGGCCAGAATATTATGATGGGAAACTTGGGAGATATATGGGTAAACAGGCAAGGAGATACCAGACATGGTCTATTGCTGGGTACTTGGTGGCAAAGATGATGCTGGAGGATCCTTCGCATTTGGGAATGATTTCTCTTGAAGAGGACAAGCAAATGAAGCCAGTGCTTAAAAGATCAACTTCTTGGACTTGCTGA